In a genomic window of Rhododendron vialii isolate Sample 1 chromosome 12a, ASM3025357v1:
- the LOC131311563 gene encoding DNA damage-repair/toleration protein DRT100-like, whose protein sequence is MQSLSHLPSPHFFILSLFLFSTLSCLTVTAATCHVDDESGLLAFKSGITSDPSGKLNSWSPGTDCCKWYGITCGDNNRVTTITFNGQPDNSTTFLSGTISPSLSKLHSLNGIYLQDTGTLSGTFPSSLLTLQNLQYVYIENNKLSGRIPGNIGDLTGLVAFSVAGNSFSGPIPSSVSKLTQLIQLKFGGNLLTGTIPIGIQQLKNLTFLDLGPNRLTGTIPDFFSSLTELRILRLSHNKLSGTIPPSISLLSSNLIYLELGHNALTGQIPNFLGKFHGLDTLDLSWNRLSGTVPKSFGNLTKIFNLDLSHNILVDPFPEMNVKGIESLDLSYNGFHLGEIPKWVTSSTIIYSLKLAKCGIKTNLDNWKPVETYFYDYIDLSENEVSGSPVGLLNRTNYLVGFWVEGNRVRFNMESLKFPKTLKYLDLSRNLVFGKLPVAISGLEKMNVSHNHLCGKIPATKFPASAFVGNDCLCGPPLQPCKV, encoded by the coding sequence ATGCAGTCTCTCTCCCATCTTCCCTCCCCTCACTTCTTCATTCtttccctcttcctcttctctacCCTCTCGTGCCTCACAGTCACCGCAGCAACATGCCACGTCGACGATGAGTCAGGCCTGCTTGCCTTCAAATCGGGTATAACATCAGACCCATCCGGAAAGCTCAACTCATGGAGCCCCGGTACCGATTGCTGCAAGTGGTACGGCATAACATGTGGTGATAATAACCGGGTCACAACTATAACCTTTAACGGCCAACCCGACAACTCCACCACTTTTTTATCGGGTACcatctcaccctctctctctaaactccaCTCCTTAAACGGTATTTACCTCCAAGACACCGGTACCCTTTCGGGTACTTTCCCTTCTTCACTTTTGACGCTACAAAATCTCCAATACGTTTACATTGAAAACAACAAGTTATCGGGTCGAATACCCGGAAACATAGGTGACTTAACCGGACTTGTTGCGTTTAGTGTAGCCGGAAATAGTTTTTCAGGTCCGATACCGAGTTCAGTCTCCAAGTTGACTCAACTGATTCAGCTCAAATTCGGTGGAAATCTTCTCACTGGCACCATACCCATCGGAATTCAGCAGCTTAAAAACCTGACCTTTCTTGATTTGGGCCCGAACCGACTCACCGGAACCATACCCGATTTTTTCTCATCCTTAACTGAACTCAGAATTCTTAGACTTTCTCACAACAAATTGTCAGGGACAATTCCGCCTTCAATTTCATTACTTTCATCTAATCTTATTTACCTAGAGCTAGGCCACAATGCTCTAACTGGACAAATCCCAAATTTTCTTGGCAAATTCCACGGACTTGACACCTTGGATCTCTCTTGGAACAGATTATCTGGAACCGTGCCAAAAAGCTTCGGGAACCTCACCAAAATCTTCAATCTTGATCTATCTCACAATATTCTTGTCGACCCATTTCCTGAAATGAATGTGAAAGGCATTGAATCACTGGATTTATCATACAATGGATTTCACTTGGGGGAAATTCCCAAATGGGTTACTTCTTCGACTATAATATATTCTCTCAAGCTAGCAAAATGTGGGATCAAGACCAATTTAGACAATTGGAAGCCAGTGGAGACTTATTTCTACGACTACATTGATCTTTCAGAGAATGAAGTATCGGGCAGCCCAGTTGGGCTACTGAACCGAACCAATTACTTGGTGGGTTTTTGGGTTGAAGGTAATCGGGTACGGTTCAATATGGAGAGCTTGAAATTTCCCAAGACATTGAAGTACTTGGATTTGTCGAGGAATTTGGTCTTTGGGAAATTGCCAGTGGCCATTTCTGGGCTTGAGAAGATGAATGTCAGTCATAACCATTTGTGTGGAAAGATCCCGGCGACGAAGTTTCCGGCGAGTGCATTTGTTGGGAATGATTGTCTATGTGGTCCTCCGTTGCAACCCTGCAAAGTGTAG